The following proteins are encoded in a genomic region of Pelodictyon phaeoclathratiforme BU-1:
- a CDS encoding phosphate-starvation-inducible PsiE family protein: protein MIASFEDHLLTALRAFNHLLHAFLALALVMASLMVLWEFSVAVVHSVEMNNLAHGFLQSLGTLFIVWTLSSLISAEINYVQTGVFHVVVFIEVAMITLLRQLIVEPVKIATAGQNVEQLFNPWHYALLLASLLVIGILHKLVTSSDKKDQEQDVSGGKMSNTGNLTLPLS, encoded by the coding sequence ATGATAGCATCGTTCGAAGATCACCTTTTGACGGCCTTGCGGGCCTTTAATCATCTTCTTCACGCATTTCTTGCCTTGGCTCTTGTTATGGCAAGTCTCATGGTGTTGTGGGAATTTTCCGTTGCTGTTGTTCACTCAGTTGAGATGAATAATCTGGCTCATGGTTTTCTGCAGTCACTGGGCACCCTTTTTATTGTGTGGACGCTCTCAAGCCTCATTTCGGCTGAAATCAACTATGTGCAAACCGGCGTTTTTCATGTGGTGGTTTTCATCGAAGTTGCCATGATTACGCTCCTGCGGCAATTGATTGTTGAACCGGTCAAGATTGCCACTGCAGGCCAGAATGTTGAGCAGCTTTTTAATCCATGGCACTATGCTCTTTTGCTCGCCTCCCTGCTTGTGATTGGTATTTTGCATAAACTGGTGACCAGTTCCGATAAAAAGGATCAGGAGCAGGACGTATCAGGCGGCAAAATGTCGAATACGGGAAACCTTACCCTCCCATTATCGTGA
- a CDS encoding cation diffusion facilitator family transporter translates to MENAHKKQQVALSSVLASLLLTIMKLVVGIMSGSIGIISEAAHSALDLGAASLTLFAVNMSSKPADRKHHYGHAKVESVSALIETALLVVTSIWIIYAATERLLAGSVEIEVKWYAIAIMVISIVVDFSRSRALKKVAKETNSQALEADALHFSSDILSSAVVLLGLIFVSLGIAWADAVAGIAVALLVGWAAFNLGKKTIDVLIDAAPEGITDRLEEITMTVSGVISIDKVRVKPTGPQVFIEMAVCINRTLSVEKVQRICSDIEKRVRDEFPVGDITINTRPIALNSETIAERIHVIGLNHNLHAHNISTNLTERQKQITFDVEIDQQLTIKQAHDTVNALEEELHREFDGELNICIHLDPLRNDECCTTTLQAGEEKVVRDTIINAAQSIRKIQDVHDIQIRKTDKEKLFITLHCSFNDEVLLEEVHSLTSQLEGAIYRSLPNAGRVIIHAEPLFA, encoded by the coding sequence ATGGAAAATGCTCATAAAAAACAACAGGTTGCCCTGAGTTCGGTTCTGGCAAGCCTTCTTCTTACGATTATGAAGCTCGTTGTCGGTATCATGAGCGGCAGCATCGGCATTATATCCGAAGCCGCCCATTCTGCCCTCGACCTGGGCGCTGCCTCCCTGACCTTGTTCGCCGTAAATATGAGCAGCAAACCAGCCGACAGAAAACACCACTACGGTCATGCCAAGGTCGAGAGCGTCTCGGCGCTTATTGAAACCGCTCTTCTTGTTGTAACGAGCATCTGGATTATCTACGCCGCAACTGAAAGGTTGCTTGCCGGGAGCGTAGAGATCGAAGTGAAGTGGTATGCCATTGCCATTATGGTCATCTCCATTGTGGTCGATTTTTCACGGTCGAGGGCACTGAAAAAAGTCGCGAAAGAGACGAACAGTCAAGCCCTTGAGGCTGATGCATTGCACTTCAGCTCTGATATCCTCAGCTCTGCGGTCGTGCTTTTGGGCCTCATTTTTGTTTCACTCGGTATTGCCTGGGCTGATGCTGTTGCCGGTATTGCGGTCGCACTGCTGGTGGGCTGGGCAGCATTCAACCTTGGGAAAAAAACCATTGACGTACTGATTGATGCCGCACCGGAAGGCATTACCGATCGTCTTGAGGAGATAACCATGACGGTCAGTGGGGTCATTTCCATCGACAAGGTGCGGGTAAAACCAACCGGGCCGCAGGTATTCATTGAAATGGCCGTCTGTATCAACAGAACGCTCTCGGTTGAAAAGGTTCAGCGCATCTGCTCTGATATCGAAAAAAGAGTGCGTGATGAGTTTCCCGTGGGTGATATCACCATCAACACAAGGCCAATTGCACTCAACAGCGAGACTATTGCTGAACGGATCCATGTCATAGGGTTGAATCATAACCTTCACGCCCATAACATTTCCACAAACCTCACTGAACGGCAAAAACAGATCACTTTTGATGTCGAAATCGACCAGCAACTCACCATTAAGCAGGCACACGATACCGTTAACGCACTTGAAGAGGAGTTACACCGCGAGTTCGACGGTGAACTCAATATTTGCATCCACCTTGACCCACTCCGCAATGACGAGTGCTGTACCACGACCCTTCAGGCCGGAGAAGAAAAAGTTGTACGCGACACGATCATCAATGCAGCACAAAGCATCAGGAAAATCCAGGATGTCCACGATATTCAGATTCGTAAAACAGATAAAGAGAAGCTCTTCATTACCCTGCACTGCTCATTTAACGACGAGGTACTCCTTGAAGAGGTTCACTCACTGACCAGCCAACTGGAAGGAGCAATTTATCGCTCCCTGCCCAATGCAGGACGGGTGATCATCCACGCTGAACCGCTCTTTGCATGA
- the bshA gene encoding N-acetyl-alpha-D-glucosaminyl L-malate synthase BshA, which produces MKIGISCHHTYGGSGAIAAELGKALAARGHIVHFFSKSAPFRLGAFSRNIFCHEIEVMHYPLFESPFYSLALASKIADIAYYEKLDIVHAHYAIPHALSAMLARQMIEDKCSELKCFKLVTTLHGTDITVVGADRGMQDVVRLAINKSDGVTTVSAWLKDETVRMFSPKKEITVIPNFVDTSLFFRSPKPEIREQLGLGQEKIVIHISNFRPVKCIGDIIRIFYALSKRVDATLLLVGDGPERSDAEIQVRQLGIVDRVRFLGKLDDIVPLLSIADLMLMPSNVESFGLAALEAMACGVPVVATMAGGFPEFIVPGVHGYLLAPGDINGMMEKALLLLSDPGHWLECSQACVLQAKRYETALLVEQYEAYYTMLLAEA; this is translated from the coding sequence ATGAAAATCGGTATTTCGTGTCACCATACTTACGGGGGGAGCGGGGCAATTGCCGCAGAGCTGGGCAAGGCGCTTGCTGCCAGAGGGCATATTGTTCATTTTTTCAGCAAGTCAGCTCCTTTTCGGCTCGGAGCTTTTTCGCGAAATATTTTCTGCCATGAGATTGAAGTGATGCACTATCCGCTTTTTGAGTCACCCTTTTACTCTCTCGCCCTTGCCTCGAAAATTGCCGATATCGCCTATTATGAAAAACTTGACATTGTTCATGCTCACTATGCGATTCCCCACGCCTTGAGCGCCATGCTTGCACGCCAGATGATTGAGGACAAATGTTCCGAATTGAAGTGTTTCAAGCTGGTAACCACGCTGCATGGTACCGATATCACCGTCGTGGGTGCCGACCGGGGGATGCAGGATGTTGTGAGGCTCGCTATTAACAAATCTGACGGGGTGACGACCGTGTCCGCCTGGCTGAAGGATGAGACGGTCAGGATGTTCAGCCCAAAAAAGGAGATTACGGTCATTCCTAATTTTGTTGATACGTCACTCTTTTTTCGCTCTCCGAAACCGGAAATTCGTGAACAACTTGGCCTTGGGCAGGAAAAAATTGTTATTCACATCTCCAATTTCAGGCCGGTAAAATGTATTGGCGATATTATCCGGATTTTTTATGCTTTAAGTAAACGCGTTGATGCAACGCTGCTGCTCGTGGGTGATGGTCCGGAACGCAGCGATGCTGAAATCCAGGTTCGCCAGTTGGGAATAGTGGATCGGGTACGGTTTCTCGGCAAGCTGGATGATATTGTTCCACTGCTCTCTATCGCTGACCTCATGTTGATGCCGAGCAATGTTGAGTCATTCGGCCTTGCCGCGCTTGAAGCCATGGCCTGTGGTGTCCCGGTCGTGGCAACCATGGCGGGAGGTTTTCCCGAATTTATTGTTCCTGGGGTTCATGGTTATCTGCTTGCTCCGGGAGATATCAACGGCATGATGGAGAAGGCGCTTCTTCTGCTTTCAGATCCCGGCCACTGGTTAGAGTGTTCCCAGGCATGTGTCCTCCAGGCAAAGCGGTATGAGACCGCCTTGCTTGTTGAACAGTATGAAGCATATTATACGATGCTTCTCGCAGAGGCATAG
- the mreB gene encoding rod shape-determining protein has product MSFFSNLFRDIAIDLGTANTLIFIRGKGVVLNEPSIVARERNTGKIVAIGHEALLMHEKTHPGIVTIRPLANGVIADYEATEELIKGLINKTKNQFSLGIRRMVIGIPSGITEVEKRAVRDSAEHVGAKEVYLVTEPMAAAIGIGLDVQEPMGNMIVDIGGGTTEIAVISLGGIASGESLRVAGTDITNAIVRHFRKAYSLAIGERTAEDVKIKIASAYKLEKELTMMVRGRNLVTALPEEREVNSATIREAIATPISQIITSIKKSLEVTKPELSADIFDRGLFLAGGGSLIKGLDKRISEETKLAVHISEDPLTAVARGTGEVLENLEKYRSVLLTSKRY; this is encoded by the coding sequence ATGAGCTTTTTCAGTAATCTGTTCAGGGACATCGCCATTGACCTGGGAACAGCAAATACATTGATTTTTATACGGGGTAAAGGTGTTGTTTTAAATGAGCCTTCTATAGTTGCCCGCGAGCGCAACACAGGAAAGATCGTCGCTATCGGACATGAAGCACTTCTTATGCATGAAAAAACCCATCCCGGCATTGTAACCATCCGCCCTCTGGCCAATGGTGTCATTGCTGACTATGAGGCAACGGAAGAGCTGATCAAGGGATTAATCAATAAAACAAAAAACCAGTTTTCACTCGGTATCCGCCGTATGGTTATCGGTATCCCGTCAGGCATCACTGAAGTTGAAAAAAGGGCTGTTCGCGACTCTGCCGAACATGTTGGAGCCAAAGAGGTTTATCTGGTCACCGAGCCCATGGCGGCAGCCATCGGTATCGGACTTGACGTCCAGGAACCAATGGGCAATATGATTGTCGATATCGGGGGCGGCACCACAGAAATTGCCGTTATTTCACTCGGTGGCATTGCATCAGGTGAGTCGCTTCGGGTCGCAGGAACCGATATCACCAATGCGATCGTCCGTCACTTCCGCAAAGCTTACAGTCTGGCAATTGGCGAACGTACTGCCGAGGATGTGAAAATTAAAATTGCGTCGGCCTATAAACTGGAAAAAGAGCTCACCATGATGGTCAGAGGCAGAAACCTGGTAACCGCGCTTCCCGAGGAGCGAGAGGTCAACTCTGCAACGATCAGGGAAGCAATAGCGACTCCAATCAGCCAGATTATCACCTCGATCAAAAAAAGCCTCGAAGTGACCAAACCGGAACTTTCGGCTGACATTTTTGACCGCGGGCTCTTCCTTGCCGGTGGCGGATCGCTCATCAAAGGGCTTGACAAAAGAATCAGTGAAGAGACCAAGCTTGCCGTGCATATCAGCGAAGACCCCCTTACCGCTGTGGCAAGAGGTACGGGAGAGGTACTTGAAAACCTTGAAAAGTACCGGAGCGTCCTTCTGACGAGTAAACGGTACTGA
- the hisD gene encoding histidinol dehydrogenase — MLRQYRFPEERSALEKQLSRSVTFDVSVQSAVEEILQEVRQKGDIAVLDYTERFQGVRLSDMVVPQGAIQEAYHNADHSFLAVLEEAYRNIVRFHQYEAEKSFFYEAEGGVVLGQRVTPMQRALLYVPGGQASYPSSVLMNAAPAKVAGVKDIFMTTPCDASGEVNPDILAAAAVAGITSVYKLGGAQAIAAFAYGTRSIPKVDIITGPGNKYVALAKKQVFGHVAIDSIAGPSEVVIIADEMANPEFIVLDMFAQAEHDPDASAVLITPSASLAAAVRECAEARLPGMNRREIIASSMQHNGAIVLVGSLEEACEVSDMIAPEHLELHVEHPWEILPDIHHAGAIFMGGYSCETVGDYFAGPNHTLPTNGTARFFSPLSVRDFVKHTSIISYSKKQMHRCGEKIASFADHEGLQAHAEAVRARLRAL; from the coding sequence GTGTTACGCCAATATCGTTTTCCGGAAGAGCGTTCAGCTCTTGAAAAGCAGTTGAGTCGAAGCGTTACTTTTGATGTTTCTGTTCAGTCTGCTGTTGAAGAAATTTTGCAAGAGGTTCGCCAGAAGGGAGACATCGCTGTATTGGATTACACGGAGCGCTTCCAGGGAGTCAGGTTGTCCGATATGGTTGTTCCCCAGGGAGCAATACAGGAAGCCTACCATAATGCCGATCACTCTTTTCTGGCCGTACTTGAGGAGGCGTACCGTAATATTGTCCGGTTTCATCAGTACGAAGCAGAGAAAAGTTTTTTTTATGAAGCAGAGGGAGGGGTGGTTCTTGGTCAGCGAGTAACTCCCATGCAGCGTGCTCTTCTCTATGTTCCTGGTGGGCAGGCATCGTATCCCTCATCGGTGCTTATGAACGCTGCTCCGGCAAAAGTGGCCGGGGTCAAAGATATTTTCATGACCACTCCCTGTGATGCTTCGGGAGAGGTAAATCCCGATATTCTTGCTGCGGCGGCTGTTGCCGGAATTACCTCCGTATACAAACTCGGCGGAGCCCAGGCAATAGCGGCCTTTGCCTATGGTACCAGGAGCATTCCAAAGGTTGACATCATCACAGGTCCCGGCAACAAATATGTAGCGCTGGCCAAAAAGCAGGTTTTTGGTCATGTCGCCATCGACAGTATTGCAGGTCCTTCCGAAGTGGTTATTATAGCAGACGAAATGGCCAATCCTGAATTTATTGTCCTTGACATGTTTGCCCAGGCGGAGCATGATCCCGATGCATCGGCCGTGCTGATCACCCCCTCAGCATCGCTTGCTGCAGCCGTAAGGGAGTGTGCTGAAGCTCGTCTTCCGGGAATGAACAGGCGGGAGATTATTGCCTCCTCAATGCAGCACAATGGTGCCATCGTACTTGTCGGCTCACTTGAAGAGGCTTGCGAAGTGTCGGATATGATTGCTCCCGAGCATCTTGAGCTGCATGTCGAACACCCTTGGGAAATATTGCCGGATATTCACCATGCCGGTGCAATTTTTATGGGAGGATACTCCTGCGAAACCGTCGGTGATTATTTCGCCGGTCCGAACCATACACTCCCGACCAATGGAACCGCAAGGTTTTTTTCGCCGCTTTCGGTGCGTGACTTTGTCAAGCACACCTCAATCATCTCCTATTCAAAAAAGCAAATGCATCGTTGTGGGGAGAAAATTGCATCCTTTGCTGACCATGAGGGGCTCCAGGCCCATGCTGAGGCTGTTCGGGCGAGATTGAGAGCGCTATGA
- the queA gene encoding tRNA preQ1(34) S-adenosylmethionine ribosyltransferase-isomerase QueA: MRTGDFDYELSEEKIAKYPPAERGSTRLLVLNRHSGAVVHASYASLDLFLQPGDLLVLNNTRVLRARLYASKSTGARIELMLLEKHQEEQNRVLYRGKLKKGDKLMAHDQELLVTDIVDHGIARIAVCGERSLSDLFERFGGVPIPPYLKRDAEEVDRERYQTVFAELPGSVAAPTASLNMTSELLDTLRRKGVDMVTLTLHVGLGTFLPVRADALEEHVMHREYYSIPATLVEKIRKVKTTGGRVIAVGTTVTRALEHAGERMETFTGDAPLTGEADIFIYPGYQFRIIDCLLTNFHAPRSTVLMLTAAFAGPDHLRNAYQKALEEGYRFLSYGDSMFIA; this comes from the coding sequence ATGAGAACTGGTGATTTTGATTACGAATTGTCGGAAGAGAAGATTGCAAAATATCCACCTGCGGAACGTGGTTCCACTCGTCTTCTGGTGCTCAATCGTCACTCTGGCGCTGTTGTACACGCATCCTATGCCAGTCTCGACCTTTTTTTGCAGCCAGGTGACCTGCTTGTGCTGAATAATACGAGGGTGCTCCGCGCAAGGCTTTATGCCAGCAAATCTACCGGTGCCAGGATTGAGTTGATGCTTCTTGAAAAGCATCAGGAGGAGCAAAATCGGGTGCTTTACCGGGGGAAGCTGAAAAAGGGCGACAAACTCATGGCGCACGATCAGGAATTGCTCGTTACCGACATTGTTGATCACGGTATTGCCCGAATTGCCGTCTGCGGGGAGCGATCGCTCAGCGACCTCTTTGAACGTTTTGGTGGTGTGCCTATTCCCCCTTATCTCAAGCGAGATGCTGAAGAGGTTGACCGGGAGCGCTATCAGACCGTTTTTGCTGAATTACCGGGTTCTGTAGCCGCTCCGACCGCCTCCCTGAACATGACTTCAGAGCTGCTCGACACGCTTCGCCGGAAGGGTGTTGACATGGTTACCCTTACACTGCATGTTGGTCTGGGTACCTTTCTTCCTGTCAGGGCAGATGCCCTTGAGGAGCACGTCATGCACCGCGAGTATTACTCAATACCCGCAACGTTGGTTGAGAAGATTCGCAAGGTAAAAACTACCGGAGGAAGGGTTATCGCTGTAGGTACTACGGTAACCAGGGCACTCGAACATGCAGGGGAGCGCATGGAGACTTTTACGGGAGATGCACCACTGACAGGAGAGGCCGATATATTCATCTATCCAGGGTATCAATTCCGTATCATCGATTGCCTTCTGACTAACTTTCATGCACCCCGTTCAACGGTACTGATGCTTACAGCAGCATTTGCCGGCCCCGATCATCTGCGCAATGCCTACCAGAAAGCGCTTGAGGAAGGGTATCGCTTTCTCAGTTATGGTGACAGCATGTTCATCGCCTGA
- the acnB gene encoding bifunctional aconitate hydratase 2/2-methylisocitrate dehydratase, with amino-acid sequence MSLVDQYRAHTEERAKLSIPPLPLTAEQTRLLVGLLQQEVVEEPEYLLELFREHISPGVDDAAFEKAAFLDAILKGELSCSVIDKVEAVSILGTMLGGYNVKPLVDALGHDDPTICREAAAMLKKTLLVYDLFDVVVDLSKTNTYAEEVLKSWAEAEWFTSRPTLPEKMTLTVFKVPGETNTDDLSPASEAFTRSDIPLHARCMLGTKITNPIETIAELKTKGHPLAYVGDVVGTGSSRKSGINSVQWHIGNDIPAVPNKRSGGVVIGSIIAPIFFNTAEDSGALPVQADVTAMEMGDVIDLYLATGTIEKNGAVIARFELSPNTIADEVRAGGRIPLIIGRTLTRKARKALGLGEDNLFLRPEQPADSGKGYTLAQKMIGKACGLQGVRPGMYVEPETLTVGSQDTTGAMTRDEVKEFAALSFSADLLMQSFCHTSAYPKPSDVKLHRSLPYFIMSRGGVSLKPGDGVIHTWLNRMVLPDTLGTGADSHTRFPIGISFPAGSGLVAFAGVTGTMPLNVPESVLVRFTGEMQQGITLRDLVNAIPYVALKQGLLTVEKKGKKNVFAGRILEIEGLPKLKVEQAFELSDASAERSAAACTVRLDKEPVIEYLSSNVKLLEQMIELGYGDADTLQRRIGKMEAWLANPSLLEPDSDAEYAAVIEVDMNKITEPILACPNDPDDVMTLSEVLRTDDRPKVIDEVFVGSCMTNIGHFRALGEILRNKGVAPVKLWIVPPTKMDMTKLIEEGYYSIFGASGARIERPGCSLCMGNQARVADNAVVFSTSTRNFDNRMGTGAQVYLGSAELAAVCALLGHLPNKDEYMEIINRHLSGEKEENVYQYLNFHKLEKAELELLVE; translated from the coding sequence ATGAGTCTTGTAGACCAATATCGCGCACATACTGAAGAGCGAGCAAAGCTCAGCATTCCACCCTTACCATTAACGGCCGAGCAGACCCGTTTGCTTGTTGGTCTGCTTCAGCAGGAAGTCGTTGAGGAGCCGGAGTATCTGCTTGAGTTGTTTCGTGAACATATTAGCCCGGGCGTTGATGATGCCGCCTTTGAAAAAGCCGCTTTTCTTGATGCTATCCTCAAGGGAGAGCTCTCCTGCAGCGTGATTGACAAAGTGGAAGCCGTCAGCATTCTGGGAACCATGCTCGGAGGCTATAATGTCAAGCCTCTTGTTGATGCGCTCGGTCATGACGATCCGACGATATGCAGAGAAGCTGCTGCGATGCTGAAAAAGACCTTGCTGGTCTATGACCTGTTCGATGTTGTGGTTGACCTCTCAAAAACCAATACCTATGCTGAAGAGGTGCTCAAGTCATGGGCAGAAGCAGAATGGTTTACCTCCAGGCCAACACTTCCGGAAAAAATGACCCTTACGGTTTTCAAAGTACCGGGTGAAACCAATACGGACGATCTTTCTCCAGCCAGTGAGGCATTTACTCGCAGCGATATTCCTCTTCATGCCCGCTGTATGCTTGGTACCAAGATAACCAATCCGATAGAAACCATTGCCGAGCTGAAAACGAAAGGCCATCCACTTGCTTATGTTGGCGATGTTGTCGGTACCGGATCAAGCCGGAAGTCGGGAATCAACTCGGTTCAGTGGCACATTGGTAACGATATTCCAGCAGTACCCAACAAGCGGAGCGGTGGAGTGGTTATTGGCAGCATTATTGCTCCCATTTTTTTCAATACAGCAGAGGATTCGGGTGCCTTGCCTGTCCAGGCTGATGTGACGGCAATGGAGATGGGCGATGTTATTGATCTTTATCTTGCCACAGGTACCATAGAGAAAAACGGTGCAGTGATCGCGCGGTTCGAACTCTCCCCGAATACGATTGCGGACGAGGTTCGTGCCGGAGGACGTATTCCCCTGATTATTGGCCGAACCCTGACCAGAAAGGCACGAAAAGCTCTCGGATTAGGTGAAGACAACCTCTTCCTGCGTCCTGAACAGCCTGCAGACAGCGGTAAAGGTTACACGCTTGCCCAGAAAATGATCGGCAAGGCCTGTGGTCTTCAGGGTGTGCGTCCGGGGATGTATGTTGAACCAGAGACACTTACGGTTGGTTCACAGGATACAACCGGAGCCATGACCCGTGACGAGGTGAAAGAGTTTGCAGCACTCAGTTTCAGCGCTGATCTCTTAATGCAGAGCTTTTGCCATACATCAGCCTATCCAAAGCCTTCTGATGTGAAGTTGCACAGAAGCCTCCCGTACTTTATCATGAGCAGGGGCGGCGTTTCGCTTAAACCCGGAGACGGTGTTATTCACACATGGCTGAACCGCATGGTGCTGCCCGATACACTTGGTACTGGCGCTGATTCCCATACCCGTTTTCCAATCGGCATTTCGTTCCCGGCAGGTTCAGGGCTTGTAGCATTTGCAGGTGTTACCGGAACCATGCCTTTGAATGTTCCTGAATCAGTGCTTGTGCGCTTTACTGGTGAGATGCAGCAAGGTATTACATTGCGGGATCTGGTCAACGCCATTCCCTATGTGGCCTTGAAGCAAGGCTTGCTGACCGTCGAAAAGAAAGGCAAGAAAAACGTCTTTGCCGGTCGTATTCTTGAAATCGAAGGGCTGCCGAAACTCAAGGTTGAGCAAGCTTTTGAACTCAGTGATGCTTCTGCCGAACGAAGCGCTGCGGCCTGCACTGTCCGGCTCGATAAAGAACCGGTTATCGAATATCTCAGCTCAAACGTCAAATTGCTCGAACAAATGATAGAGCTGGGCTATGGCGATGCTGATACCCTGCAACGTCGAATCGGTAAAATGGAAGCCTGGCTTGCAAACCCCTCTCTTCTTGAGCCAGACAGTGATGCAGAGTATGCAGCAGTTATCGAGGTCGATATGAACAAAATTACCGAGCCGATTCTTGCCTGCCCCAACGATCCTGATGATGTCATGACGCTCAGTGAGGTGCTTCGTACCGACGACAGGCCGAAAGTCATTGACGAGGTCTTTGTTGGAAGTTGTATGACCAATATTGGCCATTTCCGCGCTCTCGGCGAAATTTTGCGCAACAAGGGTGTTGCCCCGGTAAAGCTCTGGATTGTTCCTCCCACGAAAATGGATATGACAAAACTGATCGAAGAGGGCTATTACTCGATATTTGGCGCATCCGGAGCCCGTATTGAGCGTCCGGGATGTTCACTGTGCATGGGTAATCAGGCAAGGGTCGCCGATAATGCCGTAGTCTTCTCTACCAGCACAAGAAACTTCGATAACCGCATGGGCACGGGAGCACAGGTCTATCTTGGCTCAGCGGAGCTTGCTGCAGTATGCGCCCTTCTTGGTCACCTGCCAAACAAAGATGAGTATATGGAAATCATCAACCGTCATCTCTCAGGCGAAAAAGAGGAGAATGTTTACCAATATCTTAACTTTCACAAGCTTGAAAAAGCAGAATTAGAGTTGCTTGTTGAGTAA
- a CDS encoding AEC family transporter — translation MFLRKTSVFDDYAPDVLFKLVYHLTLPALLISVLSWVVISRAMLFLPLLSSLLILLTLAAALLTGKAIKMQKKTWLVVAGGSMIMNVGFVIPFIQSFYGDDGLARLFIFDLPNGLLASAVVCTFGNNDGGATKNGLLKKLITSPPLLALIAALLMNAFDLRPMPIATSVLHSIGKLTIPLMLLALGASFRITKINPFHLAVAIVLRMVLGLALGVWLASLFGLEGLDRAIVVLSASAPAGFSTISLASIEELDHEFAATLVASSMIVAMILIPVLLTIL, via the coding sequence ATGTTTTTGCGGAAAACATCAGTTTTTGATGATTACGCGCCGGATGTTCTTTTTAAGCTTGTTTATCATTTGACGCTTCCTGCACTCCTGATTTCCGTACTTTCCTGGGTGGTCATCAGTCGTGCGATGCTTTTTCTTCCTCTTCTCTCTTCGCTTCTTATCCTTTTGACGCTCGCAGCGGCTTTGCTCACGGGAAAAGCCATCAAGATGCAAAAAAAAACCTGGTTGGTAGTTGCAGGTGGCTCAATGATCATGAATGTGGGCTTTGTCATACCCTTCATTCAATCATTTTATGGAGACGATGGGCTGGCTCGCCTCTTCATCTTTGATCTTCCGAATGGGTTGTTGGCTTCTGCAGTGGTCTGCACGTTTGGCAACAATGATGGAGGTGCCACTAAAAATGGCCTGCTCAAGAAACTCATCACCTCCCCCCCTCTTCTGGCCCTGATTGCAGCTCTTCTGATGAATGCATTTGATCTGCGTCCCATGCCCATTGCAACCTCAGTACTGCACTCCATCGGCAAGCTGACGATACCGCTCATGCTTCTTGCTCTCGGGGCATCATTCAGGATAACAAAAATCAACCCATTCCATCTTGCTGTCGCCATCGTCCTGCGCATGGTTCTCGGACTTGCTCTCGGAGTATGGCTTGCCAGCCTGTTTGGCCTTGAAGGGCTCGACCGGGCCATTGTGGTACTCTCAGCTTCCGCACCGGCAGGGTTCTCAACCATCAGCCTTGCCTCGATTGAGGAACTTGACCACGAATTTGCCGCAACTCTTGTAGCATCTTCGATGATCGTGGCAATGATTCTTATTCCTGTACTTCTCACCATTCTCTAA